Proteins encoded together in one Benincasa hispida cultivar B227 chromosome 1, ASM972705v1, whole genome shotgun sequence window:
- the LOC120072667 gene encoding probable 3-beta-hydroxysteroid-Delta(8),Delta(7)-isomerase, with product MAGESEAARHPYIPTDLKLPEYVPISLPVSTILSVYLLSSLFVTFLVWTLSGRLTKRAKIERLLMCWWIFTGLTHMVLEGYFVFSPEFYKDKTSFYLAEVWKEYSKGDSRYAARESGIVSIEGLTSVLEGPACILAAYAIATEKSYSYILQFAISLGQLYGTFVYYITALLDGDNFSSGPIYYYSYFVVANSFWILIPSLIATRCWKKICIAMSTESHMKTKVP from the exons ATGGCGGGGGAATCTGAAGCTGCTCGCCATCCTTACATTCCCACAGATCTGAAACTCCCTGAATATGTTCCTATTTCACTCCCCgtttctactattctcagcgTTTATctcctctcttctctcttcGTCACTTTCCTCGTCTGGACTCTTTCCG GACGACTTACCAAAAGGGCAAAGATTGAGAGGTTGCTCATGTGCTGGTGGATATTTACTGGACTTACCCACATGGTTCTCGAGGGTTACTTTGTTTTCTCTCCAGAATTTTACAAGGACAAAACTTCTTTCTACCTTGCGGAAGTTT GGAAAGAATACAGCAAGGGAGATTCTCGATATGCAGCTAGGGAGTCCGGAATCGTCAGTATCGAAGGACTAACTTCTGTTTTAGAGGGTCCAGCTTGCATCTTAGCAGC GTATGCGATAGCTACAGAAAAGTCATACAGTTACATACTACAGTTTGCCATATCATTGGGGCAGCTATATGGGACTTTTGTGTACTACATAACTGCCCTGTTAGATGGTGATAACTTTTCTTCAGGCCCAATTTATTACTATTCATACTTCGTAGTGGCAAATTCGTTCTGGATTCTTATTCCCTCGCTTATTGCTACGCGGTGTTGGAAGAAAATTTGTATTGCAATGAGCACTGAAAGCCACATGAAAACCAAAGTCCCCTAA